One genomic region from Armatimonadota bacterium encodes:
- the hslU gene encoding ATP-dependent protease ATPase subunit HslU encodes MRELTPRRIVEELDKYIVGQQAAKRAVAVALRNRYRRALLPEPLRREVIPKNILMIGPTGVGKTEIARRLAHLVRAPFVKVEATKFTEVGYVGRDVDAIIRDLVEVSVQMVRSERLSTVQEEAWRLAQERMLHVLAPDPPRPGPQNPFEALFGGRASAGLSESYDRELEAARSRREALRPRLLRGELDREVVEIEVEESGLPVVEIIGAQGVEEMGINVQDLLGGLLPKRRKRRRVTVAEGLRVFAQEEAAKLIDQEEVQREGVRRAEELGIVFIDEIDKIAGSGTPVGPDVSREGVQRDLLPIIEGCTVTTKYGPVRTDHILFICAGAFHTSKPSDLIPELQGRLPIRVELDRLTEEDFVRILTEPENALLKQYAALMRTEGVEVIFTPDAVREMAHIAAWINEQTEDIGARRLHTVLEKVTEEISFAGPEGPREVVIDAPYVRARLADVLQDRDLSRYIL; translated from the coding sequence ATGCGGGAGCTCACGCCCCGGCGAATCGTGGAGGAGCTGGACAAGTACATCGTGGGACAGCAGGCTGCCAAGCGGGCCGTGGCCGTCGCGCTCCGCAACCGGTACCGCCGGGCCCTCCTGCCGGAGCCCCTGCGGCGTGAGGTGATCCCCAAGAACATCCTCATGATCGGGCCCACGGGGGTGGGCAAGACCGAGATCGCCCGACGGCTGGCGCACCTGGTGCGGGCCCCCTTCGTGAAGGTGGAGGCCACCAAGTTCACCGAGGTGGGGTACGTGGGCCGCGACGTGGACGCCATCATCCGGGACTTGGTGGAGGTCTCCGTGCAGATGGTGCGCTCTGAGCGCCTCTCGACCGTTCAGGAAGAGGCTTGGCGTCTTGCGCAGGAGCGGATGCTGCACGTGCTGGCTCCGGATCCGCCGCGCCCGGGACCGCAGAACCCCTTCGAGGCCCTCTTCGGCGGGCGGGCCAGTGCAGGCTTAAGCGAGTCCTACGACCGGGAGCTGGAGGCCGCAAGGTCTCGCCGGGAGGCGCTGCGGCCGCGCCTTCTGCGGGGGGAGCTGGACCGGGAGGTGGTGGAGATCGAGGTGGAAGAGAGCGGGCTGCCGGTGGTGGAGATCATCGGGGCCCAGGGGGTGGAGGAGATGGGCATCAACGTACAGGACCTGCTGGGGGGGCTCCTGCCGAAGCGGCGCAAGCGTCGGCGCGTTACGGTGGCAGAAGGGTTGCGGGTCTTCGCCCAGGAGGAGGCCGCTAAGCTCATCGACCAGGAGGAGGTACAGCGGGAGGGTGTGCGGCGGGCCGAGGAACTCGGAATCGTGTTCATCGACGAGATCGACAAGATCGCAGGCTCCGGCACCCCGGTGGGGCCCGATGTGTCCCGGGAGGGCGTGCAGCGGGACCTGTTGCCCATCATCGAGGGCTGCACGGTCACCACGAAGTACGGGCCCGTACGTACGGACCATATCCTCTTCATCTGCGCGGGAGCCTTCCACACCAGTAAGCCCTCGGACCTCATCCCGGAGCTGCAGGGCCGGTTGCCCATCCGGGTGGAACTGGACCGGCTCACGGAGGAGGACTTCGTACGCATCCTTACGGAGCCGGAAAACGCCCTCCTCAAGCAGTACGCGGCCCTCATGCGAACGGAAGGGGTGGAGGTGATCTTCACGCCCGATGCGGTACGGGAGATGGCCCACATCGCCGCATGGATCAACGAGCAGACGGAGGACATCGGTGCCCGGCGGCTGCACACCGTGCTGGAGAAGGTCACGGAGGAGATCTCCTTCGCGGGCCCCGAAGGCCCTCGGGAGGTGGTCATCGACGCCCCGTATGTCCGGGCCCGCCTCGCGGACGTGCTGCAGGATCGGGATTTGAGCCGCTACATTCTTTAA
- the hslV gene encoding ATP-dependent protease subunit HslV, producing MRFYGTTILGICRGGEAAVAGDGQVTLGETVLKHRAVKVRRVGDRVLAGFAGSAADGLTLFEKFEAKLQEYRGNLPRAAVELAKEWRTDRILRRLEALLVVCDREHLFVLSGDGNVVEPDDGIAAVGSGGPYALAAARALARHTGLSVAEIAREAMRIAAEICIFTNAEITVETLP from the coding sequence CTGAGGTTCTATGGGACGACCATCCTCGGCATCTGCCGCGGGGGAGAGGCCGCGGTGGCGGGTGATGGGCAGGTCACCCTCGGCGAGACCGTGCTCAAACATCGGGCGGTGAAGGTGCGGCGCGTGGGGGACCGGGTGCTCGCGGGGTTCGCGGGGAGTGCCGCGGATGGGCTCACCCTGTTCGAGAAGTTCGAGGCGAAGCTCCAGGAATACCGGGGCAATCTCCCGAGGGCCGCGGTGGAGCTGGCGAAGGAGTGGCGCACGGATCGGATTCTGCGGCGGTTGGAGGCCCTGCTGGTGGTCTGCGACCGGGAGCACCTCTTCGTCCTCTCCGGGGATGGCAACGTGGTGGAGCCCGATGATGGGATCGCGGCGGTCGGAAGCGGTGGGCCGTATGCACTCGCCGCGGCCCGGGCTCTGGCCCGGCACACAGGCCTCTCCGTGGCGGAGATCGCCCGGGAGGCCATGAGGATCGCGGCAGAGATCTGCATCTTCACGAACGCGGAGATCACTGTGGAGACCCTGCCGTGA
- a CDS encoding tyrosine recombinase XerC — MPQPRVRHQRDPVPDPGNHDGSLLATDIARFLEALHSERGISPHTYRAYARDLMEVARFLQEEGVSRWEDLSPALLRRYLARRSQRVAPTTLARQLSALRGLCRFLVRAGRLPANPVRALRTPRRARRLPRSLTHEQMRALLASPPRGDPVGLRDRALLEVLYGSGLRASEVVGLRVRDVEEGRELRVVGKGGKERVVILTEAARRSLEAYLRRGRPQLVRGRDVEALFTSVRGRPLSVRGLQYLVQRLGARLPGLRATPHTFRHTFATHLLEGGADLRVVQELLGHANLATTQIYTHLSRARLKEVYDRSHPRA, encoded by the coding sequence ATGCCTCAACCCCGAGTGCGCCACCAGCGAGATCCCGTCCCGGACCCAGGAAACCACGATGGTTCGCTCCTAGCGACGGACATCGCCCGCTTCCTGGAAGCGCTTCACTCGGAACGGGGGATCTCCCCCCACACCTACCGGGCCTATGCCCGGGATCTCATGGAGGTGGCACGCTTTTTGCAGGAGGAAGGGGTTTCCCGCTGGGAGGATCTCTCGCCGGCCCTGCTGCGCCGCTACCTGGCGCGCAGAAGCCAGCGGGTCGCCCCCACCACCCTAGCCCGCCAGCTCAGCGCCCTGCGAGGGCTGTGCCGGTTCCTCGTCCGGGCGGGACGTCTTCCCGCCAATCCCGTGCGGGCCCTCCGGACGCCCCGGAGGGCCCGCCGCCTGCCCCGCTCCCTCACCCATGAGCAGATGCGGGCCCTGCTTGCCTCGCCCCCGCGCGGGGATCCCGTGGGCCTCCGGGACCGGGCCCTGCTGGAGGTGCTGTACGGAAGCGGGCTACGCGCCTCCGAGGTGGTGGGCCTCCGGGTACGGGACGTCGAGGAGGGGCGGGAACTGAGGGTTGTAGGCAAGGGGGGCAAGGAACGGGTGGTGATCCTCACGGAGGCTGCCCGGAGGAGTCTGGAGGCCTATCTCCGGCGAGGCCGACCGCAGCTGGTGCGGGGGCGGGATGTGGAGGCTCTGTTCACCAGCGTTCGGGGCCGGCCCCTCTCCGTGCGGGGGTTGCAGTACCTGGTGCAGCGCCTGGGGGCGCGCTTGCCCGGGCTCCGCGCCACCCCGCACACCTTCCGCCACACCTTCGCCACGCACCTGCTGGAGGGCGGGGCCGACCTCCGGGTGGTCCAGGAGCTGTTGGGCCACGCGAACCTGGCGACCACCCAGATCTACACCCACCTCTCCCGGGCCCGGCTGAAGGAGGTGTACGACCGATCGCATCCCAGGGCCTGA
- the topA gene encoding type I DNA topoisomerase, which produces MAKAKSLIVVESPAKARTLKRMLDRRYEVLASMGHVRDLPKSRLGVDIADGFRPHYIVIKGKGPILRELREFARRAKAVYLAQDPDREGEAISWHLQQLLEDANRNIRRIEFHEVTPEAVRRALENPRDINLNLVAAQQARRILDRLVGYNLSPLLWRKVRSGLSAGRVQSVALRLVCEREAEIEAFVPQEYWTLSALLRRPQDAASFEARLHSRGEERVELPNEEAVRAVLAELEGATYRVAEVRRRDQQRHPAPPFTTSTLQQEAHRRLGYTAARTMAIAQQLYEGLDLGEEGTVGLITYMRTDSVRVAASAVAEARAYIQERYGPEYVPPTPRRYAAKQSAQDAHEAIRPTSVRRTPERVRPYLRPDQFRLYKLVWDRFVASQMCSAVFDTLSVDITAGPYVFRATGQRLKFPGFLVVYREDQEEDEGSWLPALAVGEELELLALRSQQHFTTPPPRYTEATLVKALEEKGIGRPSTYAPTLEILKKRGYVRTEQKRLVPTSLGRLVNQLLTTHFPNVVDVEFTARLESSLDRIEEGKADWVGVVRAFYEPFEQDLRRAEQHIEEVELRPEPTGESCPQCAAPLVRKQGRFGEFIACTRYPACTYTRPVGIGVRCPRCGGEIVERRSRRGRLFYGCGNYPACTFTSWDRPQDVRCPVCGYPMAEKRTRRGEVELRCLNPECATSEIPSRTQETTMVRS; this is translated from the coding sequence TTGGCGAAGGCAAAGAGCCTGATCGTGGTAGAGTCGCCCGCGAAGGCGCGCACCTTGAAGAGGATGCTGGACCGGCGGTACGAAGTCCTGGCCTCCATGGGGCACGTGCGGGACCTCCCCAAATCCCGGCTCGGCGTGGACATCGCGGACGGCTTCCGGCCGCACTACATCGTGATCAAGGGCAAGGGACCCATCCTCCGGGAGCTGCGGGAGTTCGCCAGGCGCGCCAAGGCCGTCTACCTCGCCCAGGACCCCGATCGGGAGGGGGAGGCCATCAGCTGGCACCTCCAGCAGCTGCTGGAGGACGCGAACCGCAACATCCGCCGGATCGAGTTCCACGAGGTCACCCCGGAAGCGGTGCGAAGGGCCCTGGAGAACCCCCGGGACATCAATCTGAACCTGGTGGCGGCGCAGCAGGCCCGTCGGATCCTGGACCGGCTGGTGGGCTACAATCTGAGCCCGCTGCTGTGGCGCAAGGTGCGCAGCGGGCTCAGCGCGGGAAGGGTGCAGTCCGTGGCCCTGCGCTTGGTATGCGAGCGGGAGGCGGAGATCGAGGCCTTCGTGCCTCAGGAGTACTGGACCCTCTCCGCCCTTCTCCGTAGACCGCAGGACGCGGCTTCCTTCGAGGCCCGGCTCCACAGCCGCGGAGAGGAACGGGTGGAGCTCCCCAACGAGGAGGCGGTGCGTGCCGTCCTGGCGGAGCTGGAGGGAGCCACGTATCGGGTGGCGGAGGTCCGGCGGCGCGATCAGCAGCGGCATCCTGCCCCCCCCTTTACCACCAGCACCCTCCAGCAGGAGGCGCACCGCCGGCTCGGATACACCGCCGCCCGCACCATGGCCATCGCGCAGCAGCTCTATGAGGGGCTGGACCTGGGGGAGGAGGGGACCGTAGGCCTCATCACCTACATGCGCACGGACTCCGTGCGGGTGGCCGCGAGCGCGGTGGCGGAGGCACGGGCGTACATCCAGGAGCGGTATGGGCCGGAGTACGTTCCCCCAACCCCCCGCCGCTATGCGGCCAAACAGTCCGCGCAGGACGCGCACGAGGCCATCCGCCCCACCTCCGTCCGCCGTACCCCGGAGCGGGTGCGGCCGTACCTGCGGCCCGACCAGTTCAGGTTGTACAAGCTCGTGTGGGACCGGTTCGTGGCGAGCCAGATGTGCTCCGCGGTCTTCGATACCCTCTCCGTGGACATCACGGCGGGTCCCTACGTCTTCCGGGCCACGGGACAGCGGCTCAAATTCCCCGGGTTTTTGGTGGTGTACCGGGAGGATCAGGAGGAGGATGAGGGGAGTTGGCTTCCTGCCCTGGCGGTGGGGGAGGAACTGGAGCTGTTGGCGCTCCGCTCCCAGCAGCACTTCACCACCCCGCCCCCGCGCTACACGGAGGCTACCCTGGTGAAGGCCCTGGAGGAGAAGGGCATCGGGCGACCCTCCACCTATGCCCCCACCCTGGAGATCCTTAAGAAGCGAGGGTACGTGCGCACGGAGCAGAAGCGGCTGGTGCCAACCTCCCTGGGCCGGCTCGTGAATCAGCTGCTCACCACCCACTTCCCCAACGTGGTGGATGTGGAGTTCACCGCACGCCTCGAGAGCAGCCTGGACCGCATCGAGGAGGGTAAGGCAGACTGGGTGGGCGTGGTTCGTGCGTTCTACGAGCCCTTTGAACAGGACCTCCGGCGCGCGGAGCAGCACATCGAGGAGGTGGAGCTCCGTCCCGAACCCACGGGCGAGAGCTGTCCGCAGTGCGCGGCTCCCCTGGTGCGCAAGCAGGGCCGTTTCGGGGAGTTCATCGCGTGCACCCGGTACCCTGCGTGCACCTACACCCGGCCGGTGGGAATCGGGGTCCGGTGTCCCCGGTGCGGGGGGGAGATCGTGGAGCGCCGCAGCCGCCGCGGCCGCCTGTTCTACGGATGCGGGAACTACCCTGCCTGCACCTTCACCTCCTGGGACCGGCCCCAGGACGTACGGTGCCCTGTGTGTGGGTATCCCATGGCGGAGAAGAGGACCAGACGTGGTGAGGTGGAGCTGCGATGCCTCAACCCCGAGTGCGCCACCAGCGAGATCCCGTCCCGGACCCAGGAAACCACGATGGTTCGCTCCTAG
- a CDS encoding adenosylcobalamin-dependent ribonucleoside-diphosphate reductase, producing the protein MAESSLPPETLEAFGGDLLRALVFYEKYALRDLEDRVLETRPEQMWARVARELARVEPDPERRASWERAFYWLLEDFKFLPGGRILHGAGNPRKVTLINCYVEAIQGDSLEAIFAAVQNCARTFSRGGGVGTDISPLRPRGAPVHNAARVSTGAVSFMELFSLTTGIIGQAGRRGALMITIADHHPDVLEFCRVKRDLTSVRFANISVRLSDAFLQAVERDEPWRLWFEGPEVGRMERVIPARHLWQELVQGARDWAEPGVLFWDTVLRLSTSCYGGMEPVTTNPCGEEPLEHGGSCDLGSLNLAQFVRDSFTPQARLDFEQLGKAVEVGVRLLDNVHDYNRGRHALPHQEEASLRARRIGLGITGLADALILLGLRYDSDEGIAFAERIMRFIKEHAYRASIALAREKGPFPALDPDRHLRSPFFRDFPEDILEGIRKHGLRNVSLLTIPPVGSGSAMAGVSNGLEPVFALSYVRRSESLSQPSFRVLHPVVTRYLAVAGQRLDPQELEEVEDPESYLMDRLPPYFVTAHRIDPLRRVEMQAALQRHIDQSISSTINLPRDTPPQTVARIYLHAWRMGLKGVSVYREGSREGILVTPEEARRDGVMLLRERVRILAKQVLPDLPTGGDRPEEQIEAVVRALVERVREAPAEGEGLLRERPERLEGPTYRIPTPFGTAFVTITEHAGEPFEVFGRLGKAGSDAEADAEAIGRLCSILLRLRGPGSGLQRLQLIVDQLEGIGGSRWLGYGAERVRSIPDAFALALKKYLQDRGVRQTTEEPVLPPSGEAQESANLCPRCQRWELVNVGGCTVCTHCGFREC; encoded by the coding sequence ATGGCGGAAAGCTCGCTCCCGCCCGAGACCCTGGAAGCCTTCGGGGGAGACCTCCTCCGGGCTCTGGTGTTCTATGAAAAGTATGCCCTGCGGGACTTGGAGGACCGCGTCCTGGAGACCCGTCCCGAGCAGATGTGGGCCCGGGTGGCCCGGGAGCTGGCGCGCGTGGAACCGGACCCCGAGCGGAGGGCCTCCTGGGAGCGGGCCTTCTACTGGCTACTGGAGGACTTCAAGTTCCTCCCCGGGGGCCGCATCCTACACGGGGCCGGCAACCCCCGCAAGGTCACCCTCATCAACTGCTATGTGGAGGCCATCCAGGGCGACAGCCTGGAGGCCATCTTCGCCGCGGTGCAGAACTGCGCCCGCACCTTCAGCCGTGGGGGCGGGGTGGGCACGGACATCTCCCCCCTGCGGCCCCGAGGGGCTCCCGTGCACAACGCGGCCCGGGTGAGCACGGGTGCCGTGAGCTTCATGGAGCTGTTCTCCCTCACCACGGGCATCATCGGGCAGGCGGGCCGGCGCGGGGCCCTCATGATCACCATCGCGGACCACCACCCGGATGTGCTGGAGTTCTGCAGGGTGAAGCGCGACCTCACGAGCGTCCGGTTCGCGAACATCAGTGTGCGGCTCAGCGACGCCTTCCTGCAAGCCGTGGAACGCGACGAGCCCTGGCGCCTGTGGTTCGAGGGGCCCGAGGTGGGCCGGATGGAACGGGTGATCCCGGCCCGGCACCTGTGGCAGGAGCTGGTGCAGGGAGCCCGGGACTGGGCGGAGCCCGGAGTGCTGTTCTGGGACACGGTCCTGCGCCTGAGCACCTCCTGCTACGGGGGGATGGAGCCCGTGACCACGAACCCCTGCGGCGAAGAACCCTTAGAGCACGGGGGGTCCTGCGATCTGGGCTCCCTCAACCTGGCCCAGTTCGTGCGCGATTCCTTCACTCCGCAGGCCCGGCTGGACTTCGAACAGCTGGGAAAGGCGGTGGAGGTAGGGGTGCGGTTGCTCGACAACGTGCACGACTACAACCGGGGCCGACACGCCCTCCCGCACCAGGAAGAAGCCTCCCTCCGGGCCCGCCGCATCGGGCTCGGGATCACGGGCCTTGCGGATGCCCTCATCCTGTTGGGGCTCCGGTACGACAGCGACGAGGGCATCGCCTTCGCGGAGCGGATCATGCGATTTATTAAAGAACACGCCTACCGGGCCAGCATCGCCCTCGCGCGGGAGAAAGGCCCCTTTCCCGCCCTCGATCCGGACCGGCACCTCCGTTCTCCCTTCTTCCGCGATTTCCCGGAGGACATCCTGGAGGGGATCCGCAAACACGGGCTACGGAACGTGAGCCTCCTCACCATCCCGCCCGTGGGAAGCGGCTCCGCCATGGCCGGAGTGAGCAACGGGCTCGAGCCCGTCTTCGCCCTCAGCTATGTGCGGCGCAGCGAGTCCCTCTCGCAGCCGAGCTTCCGGGTGCTCCATCCCGTGGTGACCCGATACCTCGCGGTCGCAGGACAACGCCTCGATCCCCAGGAGCTGGAGGAGGTGGAGGATCCGGAAAGCTACCTCATGGACCGACTGCCCCCGTACTTCGTCACCGCGCATCGCATCGATCCCCTACGCCGGGTGGAGATGCAGGCGGCCCTACAGCGCCACATCGACCAGAGCATCAGCAGCACCATAAACCTTCCCCGGGATACGCCCCCGCAGACCGTAGCCCGCATTTACCTCCATGCTTGGCGCATGGGCCTCAAGGGGGTCAGCGTTTACCGGGAAGGGTCCCGGGAAGGGATCCTGGTAACCCCGGAGGAGGCGAGGCGCGATGGTGTGATGCTCCTGCGGGAGCGGGTGCGGATCCTAGCCAAGCAGGTCCTGCCGGATCTCCCCACGGGCGGGGACCGGCCGGAGGAGCAGATCGAGGCGGTGGTGCGGGCGCTGGTGGAGCGGGTGCGGGAAGCGCCTGCGGAGGGGGAAGGGCTGTTGCGGGAACGGCCCGAGCGGCTGGAAGGGCCCACCTACCGCATTCCCACCCCCTTCGGCACCGCCTTCGTCACCATCACGGAGCACGCGGGGGAGCCCTTTGAGGTCTTCGGCCGGCTGGGAAAAGCGGGGAGCGATGCGGAGGCGGATGCGGAGGCCATCGGCCGGCTGTGCAGCATCCTTCTCCGGCTGCGGGGCCCCGGCAGCGGGCTGCAGCGGCTGCAGCTCATCGTGGATCAGCTGGAGGGGATCGGCGGATCCCGGTGGCTGGGCTACGGGGCGGAGCGGGTCCGCAGTATCCCGGACGCGTTTGCCCTGGCCCTCAAGAAGTACCTTCAGGATCGCGGGGTGCGACAGACGACGGAAGAACCCGTCCTGCCGCCCTCCGGGGAAGCACAGGAGTCCGCAAACCTCTGCCCCCGGTGTCAGCGGTGGGAGCTCGTGAACGTGGGCGGATGCACGGTCTGCACCCACTGCGGGTTCCGGGAGTGCTAA
- the dprA gene encoding DNA-processing protein DprA, which translates to MTDREACILLNAVPGIPPRTKHRLLESLGSPAAVVRAPRDVLAELVTEHSAERIAAFCAVRDPQTLRREAEAMRARLVTLVDPDYPPLLRSLPDPPLALYIRGNLPEVPHVAVVGTRRPSADGVEVGRRLAADLAAAGVCVVSGLARGIDAAAHRGALEAGGLTVAVLGCGMDRVWPAEHGELLEQVATHGAVLSEYPPGTPPLRHHFPARNRILAALSRAVVVVEARERSGALLTAEFALDLGREVFAVPGCVLNPRSRGPHQLLREGAYLAESAEDVLSVLGIPPRKGRTAAPLSEAEAPLVALLEEPCHLDELVRATGHSPAAVAAILVALEVRGIVRRLAGGRYVRTC; encoded by the coding sequence GTGACGGATCGAGAGGCCTGCATCCTGCTCAACGCCGTGCCTGGAATCCCGCCCCGCACCAAGCACCGCCTTCTCGAGTCCCTGGGCTCCCCGGCGGCGGTCGTCCGGGCTCCTCGGGATGTGCTGGCGGAATTGGTCACGGAGCATTCCGCGGAACGGATCGCGGCCTTCTGCGCCGTCCGGGACCCGCAGACGCTCCGCAGGGAGGCGGAGGCCATGAGGGCGCGGCTGGTTACCCTGGTGGATCCCGACTACCCTCCCCTCCTCCGGTCACTCCCGGATCCGCCCCTGGCCTTGTACATCCGGGGAAACCTCCCCGAAGTTCCCCACGTGGCCGTGGTGGGAACCCGCCGACCCTCCGCGGACGGCGTGGAGGTGGGCCGCCGGCTCGCGGCAGACCTCGCGGCGGCCGGGGTCTGCGTGGTGAGCGGGCTTGCCCGGGGGATCGATGCCGCCGCACACCGGGGAGCTCTGGAAGCGGGGGGCCTGACCGTGGCCGTCCTCGGGTGCGGGATGGACCGGGTCTGGCCCGCGGAGCACGGGGAGCTCCTGGAGCAGGTGGCGACGCACGGCGCGGTCCTCTCCGAGTATCCACCGGGTACTCCACCCCTCCGGCATCACTTCCCCGCCCGCAATCGGATCCTCGCGGCTCTCAGCCGGGCCGTGGTGGTGGTGGAAGCCCGCGAGCGCAGCGGGGCCCTCCTCACCGCGGAATTCGCCCTGGACCTGGGGCGGGAGGTGTTCGCGGTGCCGGGGTGCGTGCTGAACCCCCGCAGCCGAGGGCCGCATCAGCTGCTGCGGGAGGGGGCGTACCTCGCGGAGTCCGCGGAGGACGTGCTTTCCGTCCTGGGAATTCCCCCGCGCAAGGGCCGAACCGCGGCACCGCTTTCCGAGGCGGAGGCCCCCCTGGTAGCCCTCCTGGAGGAGCCCTGTCACCTCGATGAGCTGGTGCGGGCCACGGGCCATTCTCCGGCCGCGGTGGCCGCCATTCTGGTGGCCCTAGAGGTCCGGGGGATCGTGCGCCGGCTGGCGGGCGGCCGGTACGTACGGACCTGTTAG
- a CDS encoding YifB family Mg chelatase-like AAA ATPase → MLAQVLSASVFGLEAYPVTVQVDVATGLPGFTIVGLPDAAVQEARERVRAALKNANYEVPTRRITVNLAPADVRKEGCGFDLPMAVGILVATGQLPPEASHGTALLGELGLDGSVRPVTGVLSAALVAAQMGLRRLLVPADNALEAAVVPRLEVYGVSHLLEAARFLAGEVSLRPVQGNGMEAEDPTDEVDFAEIRGQEHARRALEIAAAGGHNVLLVGPPGSGKTMLARRLSTILPPLNWEEAVEVTRIYSVAGVLPRQGTLIRRPPFRAPHHTASAAALLGGGTVPKPGEASLAHRGVLFLDELPEFHRDVLEALRQPIEEGRVTLARAAATVTFPAAFLLVCAMNPCPCGHLGDRVRECTCTPGQVRRYQSKVSGPLVDRIDLHVEVPRLPPHALLEEQPGEPSAVIRERVVRARRIQQERFRGAPYRTNAQMPPRVVRKVCGLDEVGKALLRTAIERLGLTARAYDRILRVARTIADLEASERITPAHLAEAIQYRVLDRRAR, encoded by the coding sequence ATGCTGGCGCAGGTCCTCTCTGCATCCGTGTTCGGACTGGAGGCTTATCCCGTAACGGTGCAGGTGGACGTGGCCACGGGACTCCCAGGGTTTACCATCGTAGGGCTTCCGGACGCCGCGGTCCAGGAGGCCAGGGAGCGGGTGCGGGCCGCCCTCAAGAACGCAAACTATGAGGTCCCGACCCGCCGCATCACCGTAAACCTGGCGCCCGCGGACGTACGCAAGGAGGGCTGCGGGTTCGACCTCCCCATGGCGGTGGGGATCCTCGTGGCCACGGGGCAGCTGCCACCGGAGGCAAGCCACGGAACCGCGCTGCTGGGCGAGCTGGGCCTGGATGGGAGCGTGCGGCCGGTGACCGGGGTACTCTCCGCGGCCCTCGTCGCGGCCCAGATGGGCCTGCGGCGCCTCCTGGTGCCCGCGGACAATGCCCTGGAGGCCGCCGTCGTTCCCAGGCTGGAGGTGTACGGGGTGTCCCACCTCCTGGAAGCCGCGCGGTTCTTAGCCGGCGAGGTGTCGCTGCGGCCCGTCCAGGGGAACGGGATGGAGGCGGAGGACCCAACGGACGAGGTGGACTTCGCGGAGATCCGGGGCCAGGAGCACGCCCGCAGAGCCTTGGAGATCGCGGCCGCGGGCGGGCACAACGTGCTGCTGGTGGGACCTCCGGGGTCCGGCAAGACCATGCTGGCCCGTCGGCTCAGCACCATCCTCCCGCCTTTGAACTGGGAGGAGGCTGTGGAGGTGACGCGGATCTACAGCGTGGCGGGCGTCCTGCCCCGTCAGGGAACCCTCATCCGGCGGCCGCCCTTCCGGGCCCCCCACCACACCGCGAGCGCCGCGGCGCTCCTCGGCGGCGGGACGGTTCCGAAACCCGGAGAGGCGAGCCTGGCGCACCGGGGCGTGTTGTTCCTGGACGAACTCCCGGAGTTCCACCGGGATGTGCTGGAGGCTCTGCGTCAGCCCATCGAGGAAGGCCGGGTCACCCTGGCCCGGGCCGCGGCCACCGTGACCTTTCCCGCGGCCTTCCTGCTGGTCTGCGCCATGAATCCGTGTCCCTGTGGGCATCTGGGCGACCGGGTGCGGGAGTGTACCTGTACGCCAGGTCAGGTGCGTCGCTACCAGTCCAAGGTCTCCGGGCCGCTCGTGGACCGCATCGATCTGCACGTGGAGGTTCCGCGGCTTCCGCCGCACGCCCTGCTGGAAGAGCAGCCTGGGGAGCCCTCCGCGGTCATCCGGGAGCGGGTGGTGCGGGCCCGCCGCATCCAGCAGGAGCGATTCCGAGGGGCCCCGTACCGGACGAATGCCCAGATGCCTCCCCGGGTGGTACGGAAGGTGTGCGGACTGGATGAGGTCGGGAAAGCGCTGCTGCGGACGGCCATCGAGCGCCTGGGACTCACGGCACGCGCGTACGACCGGATCCTCCGGGTGGCTCGCACCATCGCGGATCTGGAGGCTTCTGAGCGCATTACGCCCGCCCACCTCGCGGAGGCCATCCAGTACCGGGTGCTGGACCGCCGGGCGCGCTAG